One genomic region from Saprospiraceae bacterium encodes:
- a CDS encoding substrate-binding domain-containing protein, giving the protein MRKYGYTTLIADSDANYEIEKLELQQMVSRNIEGLIIVPCGDHLGHIQSLHSGGLPIICIDRYFEDQDIPYVATDNYEGALLATEFLIENGHTLISCIQGSPPSTPNRLRVKGFTDAMEAAGIKNYNIVGDDFSIQNGYLETRLLLQQKKIPTAIFTLSNTIALGCLKALKEKNIRIPEDISLITFDDQPYLDYLETPLSCIAQPVSDISKIAIKFLFARINKINDKINQVLLKPELKFKKSIRNIN; this is encoded by the coding sequence GTGAGGAAATATGGTTACACCACCTTAATAGCAGACAGTGATGCAAACTACGAGATTGAAAAATTAGAATTACAACAAATGGTGTCTCGCAATATAGAAGGATTAATCATAGTGCCCTGTGGAGACCATCTGGGTCATATTCAATCGCTACATTCCGGCGGACTCCCAATCATCTGTATCGACCGATATTTTGAAGATCAGGATATCCCTTATGTTGCAACAGATAATTATGAAGGTGCTTTACTAGCCACCGAATTCCTTATTGAAAACGGACATACCTTGATAAGCTGCATCCAGGGGTCACCACCTTCCACACCAAACAGGTTAAGAGTAAAAGGATTTACAGACGCTATGGAGGCAGCAGGAATAAAAAATTATAATATTGTGGGAGATGATTTTAGCATCCAAAACGGATATCTTGAAACAAGATTATTATTACAACAAAAAAAAATTCCAACCGCCATTTTCACACTGAGCAATACCATTGCACTTGGCTGCCTCAAAGCATTAAAGGAAAAAAATATTCGAATTCCTGAAGACATCTCGTTAATCACTTTTGACGATCAACCCTACCTAGATTATTTAGAAACTCCGCTATCCTGTATAGCTCAACCAGTGAGTGATATAAGTAAAATAGCCATCAAATTTCTTTTTGCAAGAATTAACAAAATAAATGACAAGATAAATCAAGTGCTTCTTAAGCCTGAATTGAAATTCAAAAAATCGATTCGAAATATTAATTAA
- a CDS encoding malate synthase: MIQNFIIPNHLQERYADVYTPEVLIALADLFRFNQEIKDLMQKRINKRTNRQQLGERISFLDSSSFIPRTDIKVQDARDGKFEGSIIPADLQRQWIQGTGPAAKPNASLESSIRNVAYALLSGADGWMFDGEDALGQINTMSLDNQRNLKLAIAKDPVFLQVAEKVAEEMNNWSIGFLGRKIVVDWAQQLNFTTRIFRARGLHLDDRHITDIHGKSIAASIVDLALYVVNNYQALLQAGSSIVLYLPKIQTAEEATLWNEMLSALEQHLHIPIGSIKVYVLVEQVEATYQLMEIRATLGKHFVGYNTGRWDYINSVSDAMSWDKGFINPDIETITMTYGYMRNYEDRVRRAVNTPDMQGNFALWQGGMEPNIPVGTAEGVAASMKKALAGAEREEKEGASGKWVAHWKMVHIIRPVWDKKEQTNQLGRSFPRLTYTQQDGDGLLLLEPAPRTIRGARNLLSVALQYGNAFGQGMQAAALKPADFFGNDDILYLMEDMATGEIRLSILWEWVHKQAIITDSDAQTGTAAGDPFSMTLFERLLDEEYEKLLQAGHKDVHENSKSSTLPISREIVIAYIRSESKLPWFVDLLNINLNNLDLEEAKKRIGLYVGTFLKDGTRITRNLEIAKTI, translated from the coding sequence ATGATTCAGAATTTTATCATACCCAATCATCTGCAAGAACGATATGCAGATGTCTACACGCCGGAAGTTTTGATTGCCTTAGCAGATTTGTTCCGTTTCAACCAGGAGATTAAAGACTTGATGCAAAAACGCATAAACAAGAGAACTAATAGGCAACAACTTGGGGAAAGAATTTCGTTTCTGGATTCATCATCTTTCATACCGCGCACCGATATCAAGGTACAAGATGCCCGGGATGGTAAGTTTGAAGGGTCTATCATTCCTGCAGACTTGCAGCGGCAATGGATACAAGGCACAGGGCCTGCAGCCAAACCCAATGCAAGTCTTGAAAGCAGTATCCGCAATGTGGCATATGCTCTTCTTTCAGGAGCTGATGGTTGGATGTTTGACGGGGAGGATGCTCTCGGTCAAATCAATACCATGTCTCTAGACAATCAACGAAATCTGAAACTGGCTATCGCCAAAGATCCGGTGTTTTTACAAGTGGCTGAGAAAGTCGCTGAAGAAATGAATAACTGGTCTATTGGTTTTTTAGGCAGAAAGATTGTTGTCGATTGGGCGCAACAACTCAATTTTACAACCAGAATATTTCGCGCTCGTGGCTTGCACCTGGATGATCGTCACATCACGGATATACATGGAAAATCGATAGCAGCCTCTATAGTAGACTTGGCGCTTTACGTAGTAAATAATTATCAGGCATTGCTGCAGGCAGGTTCGTCTATTGTTTTGTACCTGCCAAAAATTCAAACTGCGGAGGAAGCCACCTTGTGGAATGAAATGCTTTCCGCTCTTGAGCAGCATCTTCATATACCAATTGGGTCCATTAAAGTCTATGTACTGGTAGAGCAGGTGGAGGCTACTTATCAACTCATGGAAATTAGAGCGACCCTGGGAAAACATTTTGTAGGGTACAATACAGGCAGATGGGATTATATCAATAGCGTCTCGGATGCTATGTCCTGGGATAAAGGATTTATCAACCCGGATATTGAAACCATTACTATGACCTATGGATACATGCGCAATTATGAAGACCGTGTACGCCGCGCTGTAAATACTCCTGATATGCAAGGCAATTTTGCGCTTTGGCAGGGCGGTATGGAGCCCAATATCCCTGTAGGTACTGCGGAAGGTGTAGCTGCCAGCATGAAAAAAGCTTTGGCAGGAGCAGAACGCGAAGAAAAGGAAGGTGCCAGTGGAAAGTGGGTCGCTCATTGGAAAATGGTGCATATCATCAGACCCGTTTGGGATAAAAAGGAACAGACGAATCAATTGGGAAGATCGTTTCCACGACTCACCTACACACAACAAGATGGTGATGGTTTGCTGTTATTAGAACCAGCACCCAGGACGATAAGAGGTGCCCGAAATCTATTGAGTGTAGCCTTACAATACGGCAACGCATTTGGGCAAGGGATGCAAGCTGCTGCTTTGAAACCGGCCGACTTCTTTGGAAACGATGATATATTGTATCTCATGGAGGATATGGCTACCGGCGAAATAAGATTGAGTATCCTTTGGGAATGGGTACATAAACAAGCCATCATTACCGACTCAGATGCTCAAACCGGGACAGCTGCCGGAGACCCTTTTAGTATGACTTTGTTTGAGAGGTTGCTTGATGAGGAATATGAAAAACTGCTACAAGCGGGTCATAAGGATGTGCATGAAAATTCAAAATCGAGCACCTTACCTATATCACGGGAGATCGTCATTGCCTATATTCGAAGTGAATCAAAATTGCCCTGGTTCGTCGACTTACTCAATATTAATCTGAATAATCTGGATTTGGAAGAGGCAAAGAAGAGAATCGGGTTGTATGTTGGAACTTTTTTGAAAGATGGTACCAGGATTACCCGCAATCTCGAGATTGCAAAAACAATATAA